GGAGGGTTTTCACGGGACGGTTACCGCAGCGCCTTTTTCATGGCCCGGTCGATCTCGCGTTTGTGATCCTGGGCGATCTTGGTCTGGCGCTTGTCGTGCTCGGCTTTGCCTTTGCAGATGGCGACCTTGACCTTGGCCCACGACCCCTTGAAATAGACCTCCAGCGGAATCACCGTAAGACCCTTGCGATCCACCGATCGACCGATGTGTTCGATCTCCTTGGTGTGCATCAAGAGCTTGCGTGCCCGGGAATGCAGGTGGTTCCAACGATTGCCTGGGGTGTATTCGTCGATGCGGACGTTACGCATCCAAGCCTCGCCCTTTTCGATGGCCACGTAGGCGTCCAGAAGCTGGCATTTGCCTTCGCGCAGGCTTTTGACTTCCGTGCCGGACAGCATCACGCCGGCTTCAAACGTCTCCAGGATGAAATACTCGTGCCTGGCACGCCGATTTTCGATATGGATCGCCATGGTGGCCTATCCGGCCGATTCGGCGGGGGAGATTTCCGTGGTGGCGTTTTCCAGGACGCGCTGGATGTCCTGGTAGTGGACCTCGCCTTCGTTCAACATCGCTTTGAGTTCGCGCGATGCTTCAAAGACGGGCTTGATGCCGCCCTCCACCTGGACCAGCTCGCCCGTGCGCGGGTTGCGTGCGGTACGCGCCTTGCGTGGGCGCACCTTGAACCGGCCGAAACCCCGGATCTCGATGTTGCGGCCATCGCGCAGGGTGGTGGAGATGGCGTCCAAGAGCCCCTCCAAGACGGACTTGGTTTCCGCTTGGGTCAGCCCGGTGCGCCGAGCGATTTCTTCGACGATGTCCTTTTTCGTGACGTTGGCCATAGGCGTGCCTAGACAGTATAACCAACGTCCATCGAGTTGTCCAAGTCCTTTGTGGAAGCGGACTTGCACAATCGCTGGGAAGCTTGGACCGGAAAACAAAAAAGGGGCAATTTTGCCCCTTTTCGAAAGATCCCCGAATGGTGGAGGAAGCTGCTTACTGGCAGGCCGGGAACTGGACGCCGGTGTTGTAATTCTCGTCGGCCTTGAGAGTGGTCGGCAAGGTCAGGCGCACGGTACGGTCGGAATAGTCCACGATGGTGATCGTGGCGCCTTCGGCACGACGCGAGATTTGCCATGCGCCATAGGTGAGGTGGGTCGCGGAGTTCGAACCGACCTTGACGTCCTTGATGGGAAGAATGGTGTTCTCGATGTAGATCTGGTCGGCGTTGTTCGGCTTCATACGCACGATCAGGCTCCCGGTGACAGGGCATTTCACGTACTTCCAGGTGGTGCCCGTAGGATTGCCCACGCTGAAGCCCAACTGGGAAAAGGCCGGGTAGCTGACGTCCAAGTGGCCCTTGGGGTTGGCCTTGCAAGGAGCATTGATGTCGTTGGGGCATTCGTCGGTGACGGTCCCGACGATCTTTTTGCCGTTGGCGCCGGTGACCTCGATACAGGCGCCACACATGTCCACCGTATTGAAATCGCTGGTCGAGTTTCCGGGGATGGCGAAGAAATACTGCGGGGTGGAGATGTTGTCGATCTTGTCGGAGCCCTGGCCGCTGGGCTCGTAGCCGTGGAAGCCGCACGCCAACGCGTAGTGGTCACCTTCCTTGTAGGAGCCCTGGCCGAACCAGTAGTTGGTGAACGAGCCCGACCCGGGGTTTGGGCTGGGGGGAAGGATGCAGGCGGTGGGACCCGCTGGGGTGGTATCGCGCATCGTGATGGTGATTCCCGTTTGGGTTTCCGCCGTCATCACGAAGGTGGTGTCCTGGAAGCCGGTCTTCTT
This DNA window, taken from Fibrobacterota bacterium, encodes the following:
- a CDS encoding integration host factor subunit beta; this encodes MANVTKKDIVEEIARRTGLTQAETKSVLEGLLDAISTTLRDGRNIEIRGFGRFKVRPRKARTARNPRTGELVQVEGGIKPVFEASRELKAMLNEGEVHYQDIQRVLENATTEISPAESAG
- the smpB gene encoding SsrA-binding protein SmpB, which gives rise to MAIHIENRRARHEYFILETFEAGVMLSGTEVKSLREGKCQLLDAYVAIEKGEAWMRNVRIDEYTPGNRWNHLHSRARKLLMHTKEIEHIGRSVDRKGLTVIPLEVYFKGSWAKVKVAICKGKAEHDKRQTKIAQDHKREIDRAMKKALR